From Actinomyces slackii, a single genomic window includes:
- the fdxA gene encoding ferredoxin — protein MTYVIAQPCVDVKDRACVDECPVDCIYEGERSLYINADECVDCGACEPVCPTEAIYYEDDVPEEWADYTRANIDFFELRGLGSPGGAQKTGALDYDDPMIAALPPQNQEYLATL, from the coding sequence ATGACCTATGTCATCGCCCAGCCTTGCGTCGACGTCAAGGACCGCGCCTGCGTCGACGAGTGTCCTGTCGACTGCATCTACGAGGGCGAGCGCAGCCTGTACATCAACGCGGACGAATGCGTGGACTGCGGGGCCTGCGAGCCCGTCTGCCCCACCGAGGCCATCTACTACGAGGACGACGTCCCCGAGGAGTGGGCCGACTACACCCGCGCCAACATCGACTTCTTCGAGCTGCGCGGCCTGGGCTCGCCCGGTGGGGCGCAGAAGACCGGCGCCCTGGATTATGACGACCCCATGATCGCCGCCCTGCCCCCGCAGAACCAGGAGTACCTGGCCACCCTGTGA